From Debaryomyces hansenii CBS767 chromosome C complete sequence, a single genomic window includes:
- a CDS encoding DEHA2C08602p (weakly similar to uniprot|Q12068 Saccharomyces cerevisiae YOL151w GRE2 NADPH-dependent methylglyoxal reductase or uniprot|P53111 Saccharomyces cerevisiae YGL157w Oxidoreductase or uniprot|P53183 Saccharomyces cerevisiae YGL039w Oxidoreductase), which translates to MSSGAILVTGGTGFVGTYCVIQSLEQGYGVHTSVRDLKKEAKLREVIKANSNLDDETINKKLKVFEADVTRDEGWAEAFQGVDHVLHVASPFPLTEPEDPNDLIIPAKEGTLRILRFATSFPSVNRVVLTSSFAAVGYGHAERSKPFDENDFTNLDGTNVTYVKSKTVAEIEAWKFVKSDANTHAQSPIALTVLNPAYIFGPPLKKSPDNSSSLKIIDSLLNGAFADGCKNMYLSAIDVRDVANIHVQALQTPESEGNRFILNTGENVSLLEVANILAENLPAEYTKNLPTKELEGTKDTKKPSTNEKAKRVFNWEPIPFKDALLASAKGLLNI; encoded by the coding sequence aTGTCTTCTGGAGCAATATTAGTAACAGGAGGAACAGGATTTGTAGGAACTTATTGTGTAATCCAGCTGCTTGAACAAGGATATGGTGTCCATACATCCGTTAGAGACTTGAAGAAGGAGGCCAAATTACGTGAAGTAATCAAAGCAAATAGTAAtcttgatgatgaaaccattaataaaaaattgaaagtgTTTGAAGCCGATGTTACCAGAGATGAGGGATGGGCAGAAGCATTCCAGGGTGTTGATCATGTACTCCATGTTGCGTCGCCCTTTCCGCTCACTGAACCGGAAGATCCAAATGACTTGATAATCCCAGCCAAAGAAGGTACATTGCGTATATTGAGGTTTGCTACTTCGTTCCCGTCCGTTAACCGTGTTGTGCTTACATCGTCTTTCGCAGCCGTGGGTTATGGACATGCTGAACGTTCCAAACCATTCGACGAAAACGATTTTACGAATCTTGACGGAACTAATGTAACGTACGTTAAGTCAAAGACAGTTGCTGAAATAGAAGCGTGGAAGTTTGTTAAGAGTGATGCCAATACTCACGCGCAAAGTCCAATTGCATTAACCGTTTTGAATCCAGCCTACATTTTTGGGCCTCCTTTGAAGAAGAGTCCTGATAATTCGTCatctttgaaaataattgacCTGTTACTCAATGGTGCATTTGCTGATGGATGCAAGAACATGTATTTAAGTGCCATTGATGTGAGGGACGTGGCTAATATTCATGTTCAGGCTTTGCAGACACCAGAGTCAGAAGGGAATAGGTTTATCTTGAATACCGGGGAAAACGTTTCACTTTTAGAGGTGGCTAATATTCTAGCTGAAAACTTGCCAGCTGAATATACGAAAAATCTACCAACCAAGGAATTAGAAGGGACTAAAGATACTAAGAAGCCATCGACTAATGAGAAAGCCAAGAGAGTATTTAATTGGGAACCAATTCCCTTCAAAGACGCACTTTTAGCATCTGCAAAGGGATTACTAAATATATAG
- a CDS encoding DEHA2C08646p (similar to uniprot|P06197 Saccharomyces cerevisiae YPR113W PIS1 Phosphatidylinositol synthase), with protein sequence MSVTPQTSAIIKPTKGNVTVQDVMLYIPNLIGYFRVLTAVLSFICMKNRPISTLILYGISGFLDAFDGYAARKYNQGTRYGTVLDMVTDRCATTSLTCFLCVIYPDFCLLWQLLVSLDLASHYIHMYAMMSSGSASHKNVDESQSKILSLYYTNRTVLFVVCLVNELFYVAIYLHYFDFFWLGTVLVFLSAPIWFFKQFANVIQLRAAALILATMDAKDKSSKEN encoded by the coding sequence atgtCGGTAACACCGCAAACCTCAGCAATAATAAAGCCAACTAAAGGTAACGTAACAGTTCAAGATGTTATGCTTTACATACCTAATTTGATTGGCTATTTTCGTGTGTTGACAGCAGTTTTGTCATTTATTTGTATGAAGAATCGTCCCATAAGTACTTTGATTTTATATGGAATTTCAGGATTCTTAGATGCATTCGATGGCTACGCAGCtagaaaatataatcaaGGTACAAGGTATGGGACAGTATTAGATATGGTCACAGACAGATGTGCCACTACATCATTAACATGTTTCTTATGTGTCATTTATCCTGATTTTTGTTTACTTTGGCAATTGCTAGTCTCTTTGGATTTGGCCTCTCATTATATCCATATGTATGCAATGATGTCAAGTGGTTCTGCATCCCATAAGAATGTTGATGAGTCCCAATCGAAGATATTGTCATTGTATTATACAAATAGAACCGTTTTGTTTGTTGTTTGTCTTGTTAATGAGTTATTTTACGTGGCCATCTACTTGCATTactttgatttcttttgGTTAGGTACGGTTCTAGTATTCTTAAGTGCCCCTATTTGGTTTTTCAAACAGTTTGCAAACGTTATCCAATTAAGAGCAGCAGCTTTGATTTTGGCTACTATGGATGCCAAAGACAAATCTTCAAAGGAGAACTAA
- a CDS encoding DEHA2C08690p (similar to uniprot|P38883 Saccharomyces cerevisiae YHR197W RIX1 RIbosome eXport) has protein sequence MSLPLDVILEDLESSPKSIIPILATLHRDKAFLNDISKTDLKHLVSRSLNLSKSHIAYNKWCGINLIKVLSNNYNILANEGVNFMSQLIKILENYNQSIDPKILSSTVECLNNLCNQIRGKPTLTREVLTPKLPTIITLFMEKVAYQPSLILRSLNSLIRKHPTTFRPYGNKLRNRLIELLSSESYSAFPQELKQIICETLATLPIIEKTEPEAKWQGDIVDIVKELSQVLLIYDEFLSLNDDSDLMELFKKIPRTRESEESESSFKFASLEIDINKPDTIFQISDRVELLLSIMKAYLLSETQFSVRVPVGLVLIINEIICSISTKFVPFRKDIRDEKVKKLIKSTTLLNQFNSIKLLSELPIKYQGSLVPHLNNILAFLEILIPFSNKKIDYQEVLSNEIFMCRLLECTGNFISLVSSLSDASLLIRFIDVALCLVEERALNTSPVSDGKKQNQQANGNKKKNKKKNKESVPLSDLLSHQHLFNETIPLSTLNATRRFLNMVITRVNLPPTQHYRVFRYMIIEATVAKSYNKDQNISQELKQLLINSVLYPGFEKNSMLPIITSLLGDDPLLSVFNNPRFPPLPTYIKKSGSVIEDDEEEEESENEDEEMEENENDGSLNVDEESQLESSAKRRKIDISESSAGGGSDQPETVLPGIVLEDTKTKEKIFTNVNPDSVIQFAETSEIVEDVVPEPEATRTEVVTKSSVGTIPTPENPVATSVSVSVDKNEHDESDFEIPDIDVGDDSDDE, from the coding sequence ATGTCATTACCGCTAGATGTTATACTCGAAGACTTGGAGTCAAGTCCAAAGTCAATAATCCCTATACTTGCAACTTTGCATCGTGATAAGGCatttttgaatgatatttCTAAGACAGATTTAAAACATTTAGTATCACGTTCATTaaacttatcaaaatctCATATAGCATATAATAAGTGGTGTGGAATTAATTTGATCAAGGTATTGAGTAACAACTATAATATTTTGGCCAATGAAGGTGTGAATTTCATGAgtcaattaataaaaatctTAGAAAATTACAATCAATCCATCGatccaaaaattttgaGCTCGACTGTTGAATGCTTAAACAATCTATGCAATCAAATTAGAGGAAAACCAACTCTTACGAGGGAAGTATTAACACCTAAGTTACCTACAATTATCACTTTGTTCATGGAAAAGGTTGCTTACCAACCGTCTTTAATTCTTAGGtctttgaattcattaatcaGAAAGCATCCTACTACATTCAGACCATATGGTAATAAATTACGCAACAGGCTTATAGAATTGTTAAGTTCTGAATCTTACAGCGCATTTCCTCAAGAGTTGAAGCAAATAATATGTGAAACTTTGGCGACTTTGCCGATCATTGAAAAAACTGAACCTGAAGCAAAATGGCAAGGTGATATAGTAGACATTGTGAAGGAATTATCACAAGTCTTACTTATTTATGATGAGTTCTTGAGTTTAAATGACGATTCTGATTTAatggaattattcaagaaaattcCTCGGACTAGAGAAAGCGAAGAACTGGAGCTGAGTTTTAAGTTTGCTTCTTTAGAAATAGATATAAACAAGCCAGATAccattttccaaatttcaGACAGGGTTGAACTTTTATTGAGTATTATGAAGGCTTATTTACTATCTGAGACTCAATTTAGTGTGAGAGTTCCAGTCGGATTGGTACTCATAATTAACGAAATCATTTGCTCTATCAGCACCAAATTCGTTCCATTCAGAAAAGATATTCGTGACGAGAAagtgaagaaattaattaagTCTACCACTTTACTAAACCAGTTTAATTCCATTAAACTTTTAAGTGAATTGCCAATAAAATACCAAGGATCATTAGTTCCACATTTGAATAACATATTAGCATTCTTGGAGATATTAATTCCTTTCTCgaataagaaaattgattatcAGGAAGTGTtatcaaatgaaatattcatgTGCAGATTGCTCGAATGTACCGGAAATTTCATATCACTAGTTTCAAGCTTGAGCGATGCATCACTCTTGATAAGATTTATCGACGTTGCCCTTTGCTTGGTTGAAGAAAGAGCACTTAATACTTCACCTGTATCCGATGGCAAGAAACAAAACCAACAGGCAAATGgtaataagaagaagaataaaaagaagaacaaggaATCTGTACCATTATCCGATTTGTTATCACATCAACATTTGTTCAATGAAACAATTCCATTGTCAACTCTTAATGCCACCCGCagatttttaaatatgGTTATAACTAGGGTTAACTTACCACCAACTCAACATTATAGGGTTTTCCGTTACATGATTATTGAAGCTACCGTTGCTAAGTCTTATAATAAGGACCAAAACATTTCCCAAGAATTAAAACAGCTATTAATAAACTCTGTCTTGTATCCTGGCTTCGAGAAGAATTCGATGCTTCCAATTATTACTAGTTTATTAGGTGACGATCCACTCTTGAGTGTTTTTAATAATCCAAGATTTCCACCTTTACCGACCTATATCAAGAAGTCAGGTCTGGTgattgaagatgatgaagaagaagaggagaGTGAAaatgaggatgaagaaatggaaGAAAACGAGAATGATGGATCATTAAATGTAGATGAAGAATCACAGTTAGAATCATCAGCAAAACGTCGTAAAATTGACATATCGGAGTCTAGCGCTGGTGGGGGAAGCGATCAGCCAGAAACAGTACTCCCAGGCATAGTGCTTGAAGATACTAAGACCAAGGAAAAGATATTTACTAATGTGAATCCAGATCTGGTAATTCAATTCGCTGAAACATCTGAAATCGTTGAAGATGTTGTACCAGAACCCGAGGCTACTAGAACGGAAGTAGTTACAAAAAGCTCCGTAGGCACTATTCCAACTCCAGAAAATCCAGTTGCGACTTCAGTTTCAGTTTCAGTGGATAAGAACGAACACGATGAATCggattttgaaattccaGATATTGACGTTGGAGAcgattctgatgatgagTAA
- a CDS encoding DEHA2C08624p (no similarity), whose translation MYVSTHLLLFKAIDYVNTMRLDKLKKSAFIFLLDSTDNVRCKPSVRYYISQAIGKVPTKFVWKTDKENPLNYLQGSGYYLKCNTDYTETDVKT comes from the coding sequence ATGTATGTAAGTACACACTTATTGTTGTTTAAAGCTATTGACTATGTGAATACAATGAGACTCGATAAACTCAAAAAATCAGCTTTCATCTTTTTGCTTGATTCTACAGACAATGTGAGATGTAAGCCATCGGTAAGATATTATATTAGCCAAGCAATAGGGAAAGTTCCTACGAAGTTTGTATGGAAAACGGACAAGGAAAATCCGTTGAACTACCTACAAGGTTCCggttattatttgaaatgtAATACAGACTACACTGAAACTGATGTAAAAACCTAA
- a CDS encoding DEHA2C08668p (weakly similar to uniprot|Q08683 Saccharomyces cerevisiae YOR249c APC5 component of the anaphase-promoting complex), whose protein sequence is MSLNASRIKLLLTEDLSPHKISLLILIVLYCTDLIQENRLQAVLTTIVRFLENDLIYNEKKEMVILPELRDLCFSLKHSIISDPNYVSTESKLAAEEDANEIQKMLLQALWNINSVESLDSHIKRAYCILSGSSAVTVEEPESNQDIKKLISPRSLLGSFIKKIITTFRLLHFDEEFLLYEAFVDYREPSRTLYISYGGNIQHYNDKPENMIDSNSKQLEKQTFALEKSGLKGNTINESNENDEILFNTLKTQLNESLGISLPTPSQSSQSINLKLLPVPKHDIQVLLDKQISLLEIYGTETPKLLRDVMKLMTSPNSNTCSIQNTTFNNLPSYYYINYLESLHELDYQGAFQSLHQYFDYMVSNNSKYFYHFALISRASLHQFFGEDEKALDAIQEAISVARENKDNSTLTYILSWLFNFMKNKPELWNTQTFYHNNNEQHLLDFLVSKTQTVSLSLYAMSYHFETLHIMNNGGPLNKYLESLLKATYISINDELPSFIKSAEMTATVWSRIGNPHLCNVYTDIALDYAKETGNLTDDLSIEIRKSFLDYYNGDTEIAYSKLEALKNKTENDQSLYKILQLRTLIMLVKIALRKGRFKFAQKIMETLSNNEIQEIELQAEIIYLNAEVETALGNYSRALTYISSNLSRIESQHSKTQTNLHTIIRLNLLKCHIFNKSGAHSRAISLVIQQIQQGKQTGFKTLVVEGLIILVSILNNMECYEDAFQILSAIMPEILMVENKEYTSAAYFEFAKTCFKLSSQDQLASLKLKVNEKQLLNRFLKFLNTSISGFRQSLNLEMLKECFKLEKDMADMKQLDELQEHSAKSLEKLHRRALEEADYGFVLNNNKIGN, encoded by the coding sequence ATGTCATTAAATGCTAGTAGGATTAAACTACTTCTAACGGAGGACTTGTCGCCTCATAAAATTTCGTTATTAATTCTTATTGTATTGTATTGTACCGATTTGATACAAGAAAATAGATTGCAAGCGGTACTAACTACAATAGTTCGATTTTTAGagaatgatttaatatacaatgaaaagaaagagatGGTAATACTTCCCGAATTACGTGACTTGTGTTTTAGTTTAAAACACTCCATTATTTCTGATCCTAATTATGTGTCTACTGAAAGTAAATTAGCCGCCGAAGAGGATGCTAatgaaatacaaaaaatgTTGTTGCAGGCGTTGTGGAACATAAACTCTGTTGAAAGCTTGGATTCACATATAAAAAGAGCATATTGCATACTTCTGGGATCATCTGCTGTAACAGTTGAAGAACCGGAATCAAATCAAGATATAAAGAAGCTTATATCACCGAGATCATTGCTTGGttcatttataaaaaaGATTATAACAACATTTAGATTATTGcattttgatgaagagtTTCTTTTGTATGAAGCATTTGTTGATTATAGAGAGCCTTCCAGAacattatatatatcatatGGAGGTAACATACAGcattataatgataaacCCGAAAATATGATTGATTCTAATAGCAAACAATTAGAGAAACAAACATTTGCGTTAGAGAAGTCAGGACTCAAAGGGAATACGATAAACGAaagtaatgaaaatgatgaaattcTCTTTAATACGCTTAAAACTCAATTAAATGAAAGCTTAGGTATAAGCTTACCAACTCCCTCACAGTCGTCTCAAAGCATTAACTTGAAACTACTACCAGTCCCGAAGCATGATATACAGGTTTTATTAGATAAACAGATAAGTTTATTGGAAATATATGGTACCGAAACTCCTAAACTATTGCGTGATGTGATGAAGTTAATGACATCTCCTAATTCTAATACATGTCTGATCCAGAATACtacttttaataatttgcCATCTTATTactatattaattatttagaGAGTTTGCATGAACTTGATTATCAAGGGGCATTCCAGTCGTTACACCAATATTTCGATTACATGGTTTCCAATAATTCgaaatatttctatcaCTTCGCCTTGATTTCTCGGGCATCTTTACATCAGTTTTTtggtgaagatgaaaaagCACTAGATGCAATTCAGGAGGCTATATCTGTTGCAAGAGAAAATAAGGATAATTCAACCTTGACATATATTTTATCGTGGCTCTTTAATTTTATGAAGAATAAACCTGAGTTATGGAATACTCAAACCTTTTATCATAATAACAATGAACAGCATTTGTTGGACTTTTTAGTTAGCAAAACCCAAACAGTTTCACTTCTGCTATATGCCATGAGTTATCATTTTGAAACGTTACATATAATGAACAATGGTGGGCCATTGAACAAGTATCTTGAGAGCTTGTTAAAGGCCACttatatttctattaatgACGAACTACCTTCATTTATAAAATCTGCTGAGATGACTGCAACTGTTTGGAGTAGAATCGGTAATCCGCATTTATGCAATGTGTATACAGATATTGCTCTTGACTATGCCAAAGAAACAGGGAACTTAACTGACgatttatcaattgaaataagaaaatCATTTTTAGACTATTATAATGGTGACACGGAAATAGCATATTCGAAGTTAGaagctttgaaaaataaaacagaGAACGATCAATCActttataaaatattgcaaTTACGGACCTTAATAATGCTAGTAAAGATAGCACTTAGAAAAGGTCGATTCAAATTTGCACAAAAAATTATGGAAACTTtgtctaataatgaaattcaagaaattgaactACAAGCtgaaataatatatctaAATGCTGAAGTAGAAACTGCACTTGGTAATTATTCGAGAGCTTTGACTTATATTTCTAGTAATTTGTCGCGTATCGAGTCACAACATTCTAAGACTCAAACTAATTTGCATACTATAATAAGGCTTAATTTACTTAAATGccatatattcaataagtcTGGAGCGCATTCGAGAGCTATATCCCTAGTGATTCAGCAAATCCAACAAGGGAAACAAACAGGATTCAAGACCTTAGTCGTTGAAGGTCTAATCATATTAGTTtcgattttgaataatatggAATGTTACGAAGAtgcttttcaaattttaagTGCTATAATGCCAGAAATACTTATGGTTGAGAACAAAGAATATACTTCTGCAGcttattttgaatttgctaAAACATGCTTTAAACTAAGTTCTCAAGACCAATTAGCTTCACTTAAATTAAAAGTAAACGAAAAGCAATTACTCAATagatttttgaaatttttaaatacGAGTATTAGCGGATTCCGTCAATCTTTGAATTTAGAGATGTTGAAGGAATGCTTCAAATTGGAAAAAGATATGGCTGATATGAAACAATTAGATGAGCTCCAGGAACATTCGGCAAAATCGTTAGAGAAATTACATAGAAGAGCATTAGAAGAAGCTGATTATGGATTTGTTTTAAACAACAATAAAATAGGAAATTAA